One part of the Amaranthus tricolor cultivar Red isolate AtriRed21 chromosome 16, ASM2621246v1, whole genome shotgun sequence genome encodes these proteins:
- the LOC130802795 gene encoding uncharacterized protein LOC130802795, which translates to MILATLLQDCSFWKKQILELIMNKSSLCPLIASKVLSLLSTFGVHCRIEIKVCSRQGKQHDGLNVNGKIVARYANTYGNYSSEDCVLFEKQDSDLPVEINPAKRFPLSRCWVSLPAYSSLIVDLNLYEFKTMRKIVDQSVESSVEDGRITSNSILLDDLAIHVHAAWFSPDVVGQRIDSKIGFPSSLLSWNHQSKPWASPVLEIFSVFFGRGRQKTMQIYGSIEVLSDDDDRISYIFNRDEKEALVLSENEKSLPVSDGFRVFDDCSSFQMKFSIKDTEERSAIRGLVDWVASVLGTSLWYEKQLCSLIPGQHGGFAVIHYLIFSEAVSANIIVFLNPKTGCGDVCPKIWGSLIAQYSCYYYTSRFNKDYYRIVLFEKIKDDLIQVSDDSRIPLSRSMIVVPSYTSLIVNVDILCGKSDENFSCATKIEISEGFKIVDI; encoded by the exons ATGATACTGGCAACATTATTGCAAGATTGTTCTTTTTGGAAGAAACAAATATTGGAGCTGATTATGAACAAGTCAAGTCTATGTCCATTGATTGCGAGCAAGGTTCTATCATTGTTAAGTACATTTGGGGTTCATTGCCGAATAGAGATCAAGGTGTGTAGCAGACAAGGTAAACAACATGATGGTTTGAATGTGAATGGAAAGATTGTTGCTCGTTATGCCAACACATATGGGAATTATTCTTCAGAAGATTGTGTTCTGTTTGAGAAGCAAGATAGTGACCTCCCTGTTGAGATCAATCCTGCAAAACGGTTTCCACTTTCAAGATGTTGGGTGTCATTACCTGCTTATTCTTCTCTTATTGTGGACCTTAATTTGTATGAATTTAAAACAATGCGTAAAATTGTTGATCAATCAGTGGAGTCGTCGGTTGAAGATGGGAGAATAACATCAAATTCAATCTTGCTGGATGATTTAGCTATTCATGTTCATGCCGCATGGTTCTCGCCTGATGTGGTTGGACAGCGGATTGATTCGAAGATTGGATTCCCATCTAGCTTACTCTCGTG GAATCATCAGAGTAAGCCATGGGCATCTCCTGTCTTGGAGATTTTCTCTGTCTTTTTTGGTCGAGGTAGGCAAAAGACAATGCAAATTTATGGATCAATTGAGGTTTTATCGGATGATGATGACAGGATTTCTTATATCTTTAACAGAGATGAAAAAGAAGCATTAGTATTATCTGAAAATGAGAAATCATTACCTGTATCAGATGGTTTTAGAGTTTTTGATGATTGTAGTTCATTTCAAATGAAGTTTAGCATAAAGGATACTGAAGAGCGTTCAGCTATTCGAGGCTTAGTGGATTGGGTAGCTTCTGTCCTTGGCACTTCTTTGTGGTATGAAAAGCAATTGTGTTCTCTTATTCCGGGTCAACATGGAGGATTTGCAGTAATACACTATTTAATCTTCTCAGAAGCTGTTAGTGCAAACATTATAGTGTTTCTAAATCCTAAAACAGGATGCGGTGATGTTTGTCCTAAGATTTGGGGCAGCCTTATTGCTCAATATAGTTGCTATTACTATACATCGCGCTTTAACAAAGACTACTACCGGATTGTATTATTTGAGAAGATTAAGGATGATCTAATTCAAGTGAGTGATGATTCGAGAATACCACTATCAAGATCTATGATTGTTGTTCCATCATATACCTCTCTTATTGTCAACGTAGATATACTATGTGGCAAATCTGATGAAAACTTTTCATGTGCTACGAAAATTGAAATTAGTGAAGGTTTCAAGATTGTAGATATATAA